A window of Streptomyces sp. NBC_01241 genomic DNA:
CGGCGGCCTCCGCGGCGATTTCCGCGACCATGTCACGGGGGATGACGGCGACGCCGTCGCTGTCGCCCAGCAGCACATCGCCCGGGTAGACCGCCACTCCGCCGCAGCCGACGGGTTCGTCCAGCGCGACCGGGTGCAGGGCGATGGGGGTGGCCTTCGGCGCGTTGTCCCGCTGGTAGCAGGGCAGGCCGGTCTCCCTGATGGCCCCGGAGTCCCGGTAGCCGCCGTCGGTGACCGCGCCCGACACACCGCGGTGCCTCAGTCGCGCCGCCATCATGTCGCCCATGGACGCCGCGGCCGTGGAACCGAACGCGTCGATCACGAGCACCGCGCCGGGCGGGCACTCCTCGATCGCACGCCGGTGCAGGTTCTCGCTGCTCGCATAGTTGGTGAGGGTGTCGAGATCCTCACGTGCGGGGATGAACCGCAGCGTGTAGGCCGGACCCACCAGCGGCTGCTGGCCTTCCGCCAGCGGCCGGACGCCCGACATGATCACGTTCCGCAGGCCGCGCCGGAGCAGCATGTTGGCCACGGTGGCCGATCCCGCCAGCGTCAGCTGGGCGCGAACGGACTCGGGCAGCGGTTCGGCGCGGTCCACGCGCGCTTCCCCGGTCACTGGAAGAACTCCAGAGGCGGACGGTTGCCCCACTGCGTGGTCTCGCTGGCGGTCCCGTTGAACTTGGTCGGCCGGTAACTCGCGTCCACCGTGTCGCCATCGGTGTAGTGCTCGATACGGAAGCCGAACGGGTCCTTCCAGTAGTCGAAGATCTGGCTGCCGAGCATGTGGCGGCCGACTCCGACGTCGAGGCTGTAGCCCTCCTGGAGGAGGTAGTCGTGCGACGACATCACCGCATCCATGTCGGTGACCTCGAACGCGCTGTGGTGGACTCCCACCCAGTCCGACTGCAGGACGAGCATGAAGTGGTGGTCCACGAGCTGCTCGCCCAGGTCCAGCCGGACGAAGGTGCCCACGATGGGACCCTCCTCGCCCGGCGGGACGAAGTAGTCCGAAGGCAGGAAGTTGAACCTCTCGTTGAGCCAGGCCATGGACGCGTCGTGGTTCTTCACGTGGAGGACGAAGTGGCCCAGGCGCGCGATGGTGCACGGCGCGACGGAGACGCGGACGGAGGCGTTCACCCGGTTCTTGTCGCGGATGTTGTTCACCGCGAAGGGTTCCCGGTCCGCGATCGGCTCGGCCTTCTCGCGGCCCCAGATCGCCCGGATCCCGATGCCGTCGGGCATGGTCATCGAGACCTCGTAGCCACCGCCGGGCTCCGTCGACTCCCGGACCGGGGAGGACCCGGGCTTCGCGGCGAGCTCGACGAGGTCGTCGAAGGCGGCGACCTCGATCGAGGCACCGCCGAAGCGCTGCTTGTCGGCCTTGCGCGTCACATGGATGTGATGCTGAGCGCCCGTCCCCCGCATGTACAGGGTCTGGTCGTCGCTGCCCTCCGCCTTCGTCATTCCGAAGGCGGTCAGGAACTTCTCCATCACCTCGAGATCGGGCGCCTCGTAGGTGACTTGGGCAGCATCAATTGCCGTAGCCACGGGTCCTCCTGTGGTGGGTGGGAGCGCGGCGGCGAGCTCAGTCGCCCGCCGCCGGATGGGCCGGGGCTCCCTCGATGGAGAGCCGCACGGACGGTCAGCCCTTGAGGATGCTGACGTCGTCGGGGCCGATCAGGTCCGGCACGGTCCAGCCGTCCAGGTCGTATTCGTCCATGGCGCTCTGCGCGAAGTCCTTGCAGTAGTCAAGGAGACCGCTGCCCCGGGCGCCGAACAGGTTGGTCTGGCGCGTCACGTCGTTGCTGCCGATGTAGTTGATCTCGTACAGCTCGTGGCGGGCGCCGAACTCCGTGCCGATGGAGTCCCAGAGCATCTTCATGACCTTGACGCGCTCCTCGGCGTCGATGCCGCCCGTACCGCGCAGGTAGGTGTCCAGGTAGCCACGGATCTCCGGGGTCCTGAAGTCCTTGGCGTGGGAGTTGAGGTAGATCAGACCGCTGGCCACGACCTGCTCGATGATGTTCTTGATCTTCGGCATGGCCAGCTGGTTCATCACGCGGTACGCGCCGGCGAACTGCGGGTCGGGCTGGATCATGCCGCCCTTCCACGGCACCGCGCTCTTCGCCATCGCGTCCGACAGCGCCCAGAACGTGTTGCGCCAGGCGATGACCTCGCCGAGCTGCGACATGACGCCGTGGAACTGGCCCGCCCCGGTGACGTCGAGGGCCCGGGACAGCATGCCGACCAGGAAGTCCATCTTGACGGCGAAGCGGGTGCACCCGTGCAGGGAGGCGCGCTCCAGATAGCCCGAGTGGATGTTGTACTTGTTGGCCTGCTCGAGGTCGTTGTAGATGAACGCGTGCTCCCAGGGGATGAACACGTTGTCGAGCACGAGAATCGCGTCGTTCTCGTCCAGCCGGCTCGACAGCGGGTAGTCGAACGGGCTGCCCAGCACGGCCGCGCGGTACTCGTTGGACGTACGGCAGAGCAGCTTCACGCCGGGGGCGTTGGTGGGCATGATGAAGACGGGCGAGTAGGCCGGGTCCTGAACGGCGACCTGGCCCACGTGGCCGACGAAGGTGTAGTGCGTCAGGGCCGAACCCGTGGCCACGACCTTGGCGCCGGAGACGTAGAAACCGGCGTCGGTCTCCTTGGTGACCCGGACGAACACGTCCTTGCCCGCGTCGGCACCGAGACCGCGATCGACCGGCGGGTTCATGATGGCGTGGTTGATGTACCACGTCTTCTCCTGGGCCTTGCGGTACCAGTTGCGCGCGTTGTCCTCGAACCCGCGGTAGAACTCCGCGTTCGCGCCGAGGGTGCCGAGGAAGCAGCCCTTGTAGTCCGGGGAGCGGCCCATCCAGCCCCAGGTGATCTTCTGCCACTCGGCGATGGCGTCGCGGGAGGCCAGCTGCTCCTCGACGGTCTTCGGTGCCTGGTAGAAGCGGTGGGTGTAACCACCCCACTCCGTGGGCGCGGTGAGGATGTCCTTGCGCGCCGGGTCGTGCAGGGCGTCGTACATGCGAGCGATCATGCGGGCCGAGTTACGGAACGCGGGATGCTCGGCGATGTTCTCCACCCGCTCGCCGTAGATCCAGACCTCACGGCCGTCGTTGAGGCTTTCGAGATACTCATCTCCGGTGAAGGGGAGATATTCACGGCCGGCAGGATTGCTTGCCGCCTGATTCGCGCTTCCCTTGTTCATGAACCGAAAACCCTTCTGCTCACCCATGGATCGGGTCAAGGCGCCGGTTCAGGCAATACGCGATCAGCGATCCACCGAGAAGGATTTCCCTCACCGATCCGAAGCTGCCTGCGGCGTCGAATTGCCCGGAAGACTTACATGGCCGGTACTCCGGGGCAATAGATGGCAGGAGTCGCAGAGAGGCCCGGGCGCGCCGGTCGATGACCTGCTCCTCGACCGGCATCCAGCCCGAGAACAGCCCCTGAACAGGCATTTCGCAGATCGGCAGGGGCGCGGCAGGGAGGCCGCAGGGCACCCGCGAGTGATGCACGTCACACCATATTCATCTCGGTTTACGAGACGTGCACTTGCTTTTTCCCTCCCCTTCCATACGTGACTCAATAGAGGGGAGCATAGTTTCTTGTATGGCTCCGCTCACGATCCGATCGCACGTCGATGCTCAGCAACAATTCGAGTCGCTTGCAGCCAGCGCTCCATCAGCGGATTGATCTCGCCTTCGCGCCGCCACAGGAGCGTCGCCTGCATGGGAGCCAGCCATCGTGGGGGATCGAGGAGGGCCACCGAATCGCTTTTCCCCGCAATGCGCTCGGTCACGGGAGCGACACCCAGTCCGGCAGCAACAAAAGCGAGGGCGGTCTGCGGCGTGGAGACTTCGAGCACTTCGAAGGATTCATCATCCGACAGGGCTTTCTCGACGGCGTCGGGCATGCCGGCGAATGCCGAAATTCGATACGGCAGAATCCAACGCCCCCACCCTTTACCGCCGGGGTGCTGCTCTCTCGCCCGATAGCGCGGAACAGCGAGCTTGATGTCGATTCCCATGATGGGATACCAGTCGCAGAATTCGGCGACGAATCCAGCGAATTGGCTCGGCCCGAAAGGGATGCATCCCATGTCCAGCTCGCCGGCCCGGAGCCCCTGGATGATGACGTCGGGAGTGACGTCGGTCAGGCTCACGCGTGCGCCGGGGGCCTGTTCGAGGAACTCGGCCAGGACGTCGGCGATGATCTCGTTGATGACCATGGGTTCCACGCCGATGCGCAGATCTCCCACCGCGCCCTCGCCCATCAGCTTGAGCGTCTCCACGGTGCGATTCCGGTCGGCCACCAGGCGCTCGCCCTTGGAGAGGAGGTAGAACCCGGCCTGGGTGGGATGGACGCCTTTTGCCGTCCGCTCAAGGAGACGCACCCCGAGCTCCGCCTCCATCTTCGCGATGGCGTGACTCACCGGCGGCTGCGTCATGTTGAGGTTCTTGGCAGCCTGCGAAACCGAACCGGCCTCGACGACGGATCTGAAGTATTCGATTTGACGGAAGTCCATGCTTCCTGCCTTTCATGGCCCCCGAGAAATACCGACAAGCAGGCAGATTAGCCGCGATCGTTCATGAGCCCGACAGCCCCTCGGGCGTGCGGCACCCGTTGCCGGGTGGCTCAGGACCACGTGATGCGACACCCGCTGCCGGGTGGCTCAGGACGACGCAATGCGGCACCCCTTGCCGGGTGGCTCAGGGCGACGTGAGCGCGCTCAGCGCAGTTCCTCCGGGCACGGCGTACCGGGAGGCAGCTGGTAGGGGGCGGCGAGCCGGTACACGCCCGGCCGCGGCGCGAGCAGTTCCGTCCACTCGTCGCCGTCCTCGTTCTCGTCGGTCTTGATCAGGCAGCCGTTGGTGTTGAGATACGTCGGCGGGCTGTTCTGGTCCTCGCGCCGCTTGGACTCCTCGGTCTCCTGCGGCCGCTCGACGCTCTTGCCCTGGTCGTCGACCAGGGCAAGCCAGCGCGAGTACGGAATGCGGATCAGAATCCGGCCGGCGCTCTTCACATGGATGGTCAGCTCGTCCGCACCGGCCCGGTCCACCGTGGCGGGCGGATCGGCCAGCGGTACGGGGCTGTCGACCTCGAAGAGCCGCCAGTTGGCGTCGGACCAGACCGGCTTCAGATACGGCAGCCCGCCGTCGACGAGCTCCGCCTCCTGCACCGCGCCGGTGGAGTCCGGTGTCCCCCGGGGCAGCACCACGTAGTGCACCGCCCAGCGGTCGAGCCACTCGCGGTAGGCGGCGCTGTTCAAGGTGTCGTCGTAGAAGAGCGGGTTGCGCTCCATGTCCGCCTGCCGGTTCCAGCCACGGGCCAGATTGACGTACGGCGCGAGCGCGGACGCCTCCCGGTGGCTGCTCGCGGGCACGACCTCGACCCGCCCGCGCTCGGCCCCGACCTCCTGGAGTTCGTTGACCAGCGGGGCCAGCTCGCGCGTCCAGGACGCGGCGGGGGCGGTACGGACGATGTCGTCGACGCCCTTGAAGCCGATCCAGAAGTTCAGCCCGGCGAAGGCGAGAACCAGCGCGTACCAGCGCCGGGAGCGCGGCTCCGCGTACGGCAGCGCGGCGAGCAGCACCACCCCGGCGAACAGCATCGCCATCCGCGTGACGTTCGAGCCGATCTGCGAGTCGATCACATAGGTCAGCAGCGTCCCGACGCCGTACACGGCGGCCGCGGTACGGACCGTCTTCCAGTCGCGCGGTACGAGGACGAGGACGAGGACCGCGAAGAGGAACGGCAGCGACAGCGTCGCGATCGACATCGGCTGCGTACCGGAGAACGGGAACAGCCACGCGGACAGCGCCACGACCGCGACCGGTGCCAGGCCCAGCGCGTACGCGCCGGGGCGCCGTTTGTTCAGGAAGAGCGCGGCGGCGACCACGCCCAGGAACAGACCGGCGACGGGGCTGCTCGCCGTCGCCAGCGCGGCGAGCGGAGCGGCGACGGCGGCCTTCGCCCACCGCCTACGGGGGGCGCAGCGACAGCTGCTCCGGTGGAGCCGGTGCTCGCACCGGAGGTGGGGCCAGCAGAACACCGCGGCCACCGCGCCCACCGCGAACATCATGCCGAGCCCGAACGTCACCCGCCCGGACAGCGCGTTGCACAGGTACGCGAAGACCCCGGCGAGCGAGCAGGCGAGCGGATTGCGGACGGCCCGGACCCGGACCACGATCAGCGCGGTCAGCGCCGCCGACACGGTCCCGGCGACCATCATCGTCGTACGCACACCGAGCACGGACATCAGATACGGCGACACGACGCTGTACGAGACGGGGTGCATGCCCCCGTACCAGGCGAGGTTGTACGCGGTACCCGGATGCCGGCCGACGAACTCGGCCCAGGCGTCCTGGGCCGCGAGGTCGCCGCCGCTGTTCGCGAAGAAGAAGAACCACAGCACGTGGGTGACCGCGGCGGCCGCCGTCGCGATCGTCACCGGGTGCCGCAGCAGCCGCTCGGCACGGGTCCGCCGCGCCGGAGCGGTGCGCGGCCCCGGGGCGTCCGGGGCGGGGCGGTCCGGGGCGTCCGGGGCGGGCGCGGCTGTCCGCGTGCTGCCACTGCTGCTACCGCTACCGTTACTGCCCCTGCTGCCCCTGATGCCGCTGCTGTCGGCCGCCTCACGGCTGGGCTTCGGCTCCGCGGTGGTCACTACGGCTCTCCCCGTCTCCCCGTATCCGCCGGCCCCGTGCCCCGTACACCTGTGAGGACGCCTTCGCAGCATCCTTGAGTTGCTCCGGGACGCTAACACGTACGCAGTCGGGAAGAGGGTGCCGGGACCGGCACCCTCTTCCCCCACCGGGCCGTTCCGGCCATCGGCCGGTCAGCCGATCCGGGTCAGCTTGTCCCCGAACTTCGGCTCCGCCAGATCGCTCTGCAGCGCGACGGGCACCTTCACCTGACTGGCGCCCTCGCCCACGGTGAGCGTGCCGACGTGGGTGCCGGCCGCCGCCGAATGCGGGATCGTCTTTCCGTCGTCGGTCAGTTCGATCCTGACCGTGAGACCGGGCCAGCCGACCGCCGTCACGTCCTTGGTCGCGACCACCGGGGTGCTGCCGCCCAGCCCGTCGGAGACGGCGCCGACGACATCGCCCTTCTTGATGACCTTCGCGTTCTCCAGCAGATCCTGCGTCGCGATCATGACGTCCTTGCTGACCGCGTTGACCGTGTCGATGATGGACGGCTTGTGCTGGCCGAGAACGGCGCCGACGATCAACTGGTCGGTGTCGCCGACCATCTTGTGCGCGGCGAAGAGCAGGTTGCCACCGGCCTTGGTGGTGGTGCCCGTCTTGATGCCGAGCGAGTTGTTGTACGGAACCAGGCTGTTCCAGTTCGGCCACTGGTGGCCCGAGGGGTCGGTCCACGACGGCAGCACGGTGATCGCCATCAGCGCCGGGATCTCCACCAGCTTCTGGCCGAGCTTCACCTGGTCCTCGGCCGAACTGACCGTGGTCTCGTGAAGACCGGACGGATCGGTGTAGGTGGTGTTCGTCATCCCGAGCGACTTGGCGGTGTCGTTCATCTTCTTGACGAACGCCTCCTCCGAACCCGCGTCCCAGCGCGCCAGCAACCGCGCGATGTTGTTGGCGGAGGGAATCATGATGGCCGCGAGCGCCTGCTTCTCGGTGAGCTTGTCGCCCTTCTTCACCGTGTTGAGCGTCGACTCGTTCACCGCGTCGAGCCCGCCTTCCGCCTCGGCCTTGGCGTCGACCGTGATGGACGGACCCTCCTCGCCCTTCTTCAGCGGGTGGTCCTTGAGCACGATGTACGCGGTCATCGCCTTGGCCACGCTGCCGATCGGCACGCCCTTCTGCTCGCCGAACGAGCCCACCGTGCCCAGGCCGGTGGCCGCCATGTAGCCCTGGCCCTCGCCCGGCCACGGCAGCGACGGCTTGCTCCCCTTGAAGGTGTACGTCGGATTCGCCGACATCCGGAGCTCGGAGTCCGGGAGCGGGCGCACCATCTGCACGATCGCAAAGACGATCAGCAGGAGCAGGACCAGGGGGGTCCAGATCTTGACCCGGCGGACGGCGGTGCGGACCGGCGTCTCGGGCGGCGGGGGTGTGTTCGTCAGCTCGGCCAGCAGGTCGAGCGGCGGCTTGGGCGGCATCGGCTGCTGCGTGGTCCGCTCGGCGCCGGAGAGTGCGGGGGCGGCGGAGAGCGCGGGAGCGGCGGCCGGCGCCGGTCGTACGTCGTCCCCGCGCAGGGGTACGAACGTGCTGGTCCGCCCGGCACCGGCCCCGGGCTTCGAATCCGGCTCGGAATCCGGCTCCGGCGGGGTCTTCGACGCGGGCGGGGTGATCTTCAGCGCGGTCGTCGGCTGGTCGACCCTGGCCGCCGCCGGCGCCCTGAAGACGGCGGTCGGCTGATCGACTCCGCGCTTGCCCTCGGCGGTGTCGGCCTTGTCCGCGTCGTCGCTCTTGCCTGCGTCCT
This region includes:
- a CDS encoding dimethylmenaquinone methyltransferase; translated protein: MDRAEPLPESVRAQLTLAGSATVANMLLRRGLRNVIMSGVRPLAEGQQPLVGPAYTLRFIPAREDLDTLTNYASSENLHRRAIEECPPGAVLVIDAFGSTAAASMGDMMAARLRHRGVSGAVTDGGYRDSGAIRETGLPCYQRDNAPKATPIALHPVALDEPVGCGGVAVYPGDVLLGDSDGVAVIPRDMVAEIAAEAADATAYEEFAALELQRGRSLFGLFPATPESRQEYDTWVAAGRPGLE
- a CDS encoding VOC family protein, which encodes MATAIDAAQVTYEAPDLEVMEKFLTAFGMTKAEGSDDQTLYMRGTGAQHHIHVTRKADKQRFGGASIEVAAFDDLVELAAKPGSSPVRESTEPGGGYEVSMTMPDGIGIRAIWGREKAEPIADREPFAVNNIRDKNRVNASVRVSVAPCTIARLGHFVLHVKNHDASMAWLNERFNFLPSDYFVPPGEEGPIVGTFVRLDLGEQLVDHHFMLVLQSDWVGVHHSAFEVTDMDAVMSSHDYLLQEGYSLDVGVGRHMLGSQIFDYWKDPFGFRIEHYTDGDTVDASYRPTKFNGTASETTQWGNRPPLEFFQ
- a CDS encoding 4-hydroxyphenylacetate 3-hydroxylase N-terminal domain-containing protein: MNKGSANQAASNPAGREYLPFTGDEYLESLNDGREVWIYGERVENIAEHPAFRNSARMIARMYDALHDPARKDILTAPTEWGGYTHRFYQAPKTVEEQLASRDAIAEWQKITWGWMGRSPDYKGCFLGTLGANAEFYRGFEDNARNWYRKAQEKTWYINHAIMNPPVDRGLGADAGKDVFVRVTKETDAGFYVSGAKVVATGSALTHYTFVGHVGQVAVQDPAYSPVFIMPTNAPGVKLLCRTSNEYRAAVLGSPFDYPLSSRLDENDAILVLDNVFIPWEHAFIYNDLEQANKYNIHSGYLERASLHGCTRFAVKMDFLVGMLSRALDVTGAGQFHGVMSQLGEVIAWRNTFWALSDAMAKSAVPWKGGMIQPDPQFAGAYRVMNQLAMPKIKNIIEQVVASGLIYLNSHAKDFRTPEIRGYLDTYLRGTGGIDAEERVKVMKMLWDSIGTEFGARHELYEINYIGSNDVTRQTNLFGARGSGLLDYCKDFAQSAMDEYDLDGWTVPDLIGPDDVSILKG
- a CDS encoding LysR family transcriptional regulator: MDFRQIEYFRSVVEAGSVSQAAKNLNMTQPPVSHAIAKMEAELGVRLLERTAKGVHPTQAGFYLLSKGERLVADRNRTVETLKLMGEGAVGDLRIGVEPMVINEIIADVLAEFLEQAPGARVSLTDVTPDVIIQGLRAGELDMGCIPFGPSQFAGFVAEFCDWYPIMGIDIKLAVPRYRAREQHPGGKGWGRWILPYRISAFAGMPDAVEKALSDDESFEVLEVSTPQTALAFVAAGLGVAPVTERIAGKSDSVALLDPPRWLAPMQATLLWRREGEINPLMERWLQATRIVAEHRRAIGS
- a CDS encoding MFS transporter, translated to MTTAEPKPSREAADSSGIRGSRGSNGSGSSSGSTRTAAPAPDAPDRPAPDAPGPRTAPARRTRAERLLRHPVTIATAAAAVTHVLWFFFFANSGGDLAAQDAWAEFVGRHPGTAYNLAWYGGMHPVSYSVVSPYLMSVLGVRTTMMVAGTVSAALTALIVVRVRAVRNPLACSLAGVFAYLCNALSGRVTFGLGMMFAVGAVAAVFCWPHLRCEHRLHRSSCRCAPRRRWAKAAVAAPLAALATASSPVAGLFLGVVAAALFLNKRRPGAYALGLAPVAVVALSAWLFPFSGTQPMSIATLSLPFLFAVLVLVLVPRDWKTVRTAAAVYGVGTLLTYVIDSQIGSNVTRMAMLFAGVVLLAALPYAEPRSRRWYALVLAFAGLNFWIGFKGVDDIVRTAPAASWTRELAPLVNELQEVGAERGRVEVVPASSHREASALAPYVNLARGWNRQADMERNPLFYDDTLNSAAYREWLDRWAVHYVVLPRGTPDSTGAVQEAELVDGGLPYLKPVWSDANWRLFEVDSPVPLADPPATVDRAGADELTIHVKSAGRILIRIPYSRWLALVDDQGKSVERPQETEESKRREDQNSPPTYLNTNGCLIKTDENEDGDEWTELLAPRPGVYRLAAPYQLPPGTPCPEELR
- a CDS encoding D-alanyl-D-alanine carboxypeptidase; translation: MSPRRMEEASVAGESPDKSKQQKSSGTVWSEGDPRLAVFREPSAGAEAGAGAGGGTDTATAVFRTGPGTGTGSRPGPSGADDGEGSETVGDGGRGDDSSDSGDPGAREGSSAAESSEDSEGSEGAEKVAAGPEEAPDEASGADEEPVGEPLEEPAEKSADKAVESPGKSEGPKGSEDADGTEPADADDDADGEAPEEPEEGDARLRAAVAAWVSKDDAESDEPVGSDESPKADASGTGSPGGADGANGTDTDAAAQPDGADESSDDDASSEAAKAAEADAKDRADAADADEADAKDRADAADAAEADAKDRADAADADDADDADDAGKDAGKSDDADKADTAEGKRGVDQPTAVFRAPAAARVDQPTTALKITPPASKTPPEPDSEPDSKPGAGAGRTSTFVPLRGDDVRPAPAAAPALSAAPALSGAERTTQQPMPPKPPLDLLAELTNTPPPPETPVRTAVRRVKIWTPLVLLLLIVFAIVQMVRPLPDSELRMSANPTYTFKGSKPSLPWPGEGQGYMAATGLGTVGSFGEQKGVPIGSVAKAMTAYIVLKDHPLKKGEEGPSITVDAKAEAEGGLDAVNESTLNTVKKGDKLTEKQALAAIMIPSANNIARLLARWDAGSEEAFVKKMNDTAKSLGMTNTTYTDPSGLHETTVSSAEDQVKLGQKLVEIPALMAITVLPSWTDPSGHQWPNWNSLVPYNNSLGIKTGTTTKAGGNLLFAAHKMVGDTDQLIVGAVLGQHKPSIIDTVNAVSKDVMIATQDLLENAKVIKKGDVVGAVSDGLGGSTPVVATKDVTAVGWPGLTVRIELTDDGKTIPHSAAAGTHVGTLTVGEGASQVKVPVALQSDLAEPKFGDKLTRIG